A window of Kangiella sp. TOML190 genomic DNA:
GGATAGCTTCGGCTTCGGCTTGTTCGCGCACTTTACTCAACAGTTCGGTTTCCAAATAAAGATGCAGCTTTATTTTCCAAGTCCATAGCACCACTTGCTGCAACCAGCTGTCGGCAGGGCGTTTTTGATCGCGAATGTTAAAATGTTCAGCAATAAAACCAAGGCACGGATCGACCGAGTTTTCATCCTGAATTAAGCGCAGATTTGAAACCATTTGCAGACTTAGAATCGATTCGTTGCGGCCACGCAACAAAGCCAAAGTGCGGTGCGATGGGATCTGGTTAAATAGCTCGTGATGATCGAAATAATCGGAGAACTTGATACCTTCTTTTTCTTTAGCTGGCATCACGCTACTCTTAAGATAAGCATTTTTCCACAAATAATCGCGCAGGGTTTTTAGTAGCTCAGCATTTTCCGCAAACTGCTCCATGAGGATCTGCTTAGCGCCATCAAGCGCGTCTTTGCTCGTGGCAATCTTATGTTCTTGATTGATAAAGTTAGCCGCTTCGGTTTCTGGCTCTAGGCTGGGGTTTTGCCATAAGGCTAGGGCTAGCGGTTGTAAACCGGCTTCGCGAGCGATTTGTGCTTTAGTGCGTCTTTTGGGCTTGAAAGGCAAATAAAGATCTTCCAGCTCGCTTTTGGTTTCAGCGCTTTGAATTGCTTTGCTCAGCTCGGGGGTCAGCTTTTCCTGTTCCTCGATAGACTTTAAGATAGCGTTACGTCGTTCTTCTAATTCCCGCAAATAACCTAAACGTTGCTCAATATCGCGAAGCTGCGCATCATCCAGCGCGCCAGTAACTTCTTTACGGTAGCGAGCGATAAAGGGCACGGTAGAGCCTTCATCTAACATTCTAACGGCGGCATCGACTTGTTGCGGACGAACTTTAAGCTCGGCGGCAATTTGTTGGTTAATTTGTAACATCTTGTGATAGTTTATTGGGAAAAATAAAGCGGCATAGTATAGTAGCCTTAGCTTTTTGAAAAGAGCCGCAGATAAAAAGTGCTGAAAGTTTCAAAAAGTGTTTCCTAATAACAAATACTTAGCCAATTAATGGGAATTGGCCTAGCACAAAGAATAGATTCAGGTAGGGTTTTGGCCAGATTAGCTAATCTAAATTAATCATAAAAATGTCATAGCATAAAAGCCAAAGTGAAGAAGGGTAACGAAAATGACTGAAGAAACACCAAAAATTTTAGTAGTGGATGACGATGTTCGATTGCGTAGTTTGCTTGAACGTTATCTTAAGGAGCAAGATTTTATCGTTAGAACGGTGGAAAACGCCGAGCAGATGGACCGCTTTTTGGAGCGCGAGAATTATCATTTGATGGTGCTTGATTTAATGCTGCCTGGCGAAGATGGTCTATCCATTTGCCGTCGCTTGCGCGCCGACAATAATCCAATCCCGATTATTATGTTGACCGCTAAAGGTGATGAGGTGGATCGAATCGTTGGCTTGGAAGTTGGAGCGGATGATTATCTGGCTAAGCCTTTTAACCCGCGTGAGTTGTTGGCGCGCATTCGAGCCGTGTTGCGCCGTCAGGCTAAACATATTCCGGGCGCCCCCAGCAATTCTGAGGCGGTGGTTTCTTTTGGACGCTTTACTTTGAATCTGGCTACTCGTGAGATGACTGAAGATGGCAATTCGATTTCTCTGACCAGTGGTGAATTTGCAGTTCTAAAGTCTTTGGTGGAGCATTCGCGCCAGCCGTTATCGCGCGATAAGTTGATGAATTTGGCGCGCGGTCGTGATTATTCGGCTCTGGAGCGCAGTATTGACGTGCAAGTATCGCGTTTGCGGCGCTTGATCGAGGAAGATCCTGCCAATCCACGCTATATCCAGACCGTATGGGGTGTTGGTTATGTGTTTGTACCCGATGGCGGTGAAGCCTAGCCAATAACTGATGCGGATCTTACCTAAAACCGCCTTTGGACGAATTGCCTTATTAGTAGGGTTCCTGCTGGTGATCAATCAGTTGGTTTCCTATTTTACTATTTCTTGGTACGTCACTCAGCCGTCCGTAAAGCAATTGGTGCAACTATTGGCGGCGGATGTGAATACCGCTATCTATGTGCAGCATAAAGAATTCCCGCCAGCGGTGCGCCAAGAAATTATGCAAACTCAAAGTATGGAGCTGGTCTCGACCCGTAATGGTGAGCCGAAAGCTTTGCGTGAAGCCCAACCTTATGCAGTGCTAACTCAAGAGCTGGCTGATTATTTGCAAATTCCGGTAGAGCGCACCGAAATGCGGGTCGAAGAATCGGACAAAATTTACTATTGGATTAAATCGCCACGGCATACCAATGTCTGGCTGCGAGTGGCGATGGAGCCATTTCAGGGCTTTAACATTCATCCACCAGTAGTATATTTTACCGCGATTTTACTGTTGAGTTTGCTTGGTGGTTGGATCTTTACCCGCCAAATTTCTAAGCCGTTACGCCGCCTTGAATTTGCCGCGCGAGAAATTGGTCGTGGCGATAACCCTGGACAGCTGCAAGAAAAAGGCTTAGAAGAAATGGTTACCGTAACCCGCGCTTTTAACCAGATGGCGCGCAACGTACAGCAGCTAGAAGAAGATCGAACCTTACTGTTGGCTGGTGTTTCTCATGATCTGCGCACGCCCTTGACTCGAATTCGTCTGGCTACCGAGTTTATGAGCGATGCTGAAGCAGAAACCCGCGACGGGATTGTGCGTGATACTGAAGATATGGATCAGATCATAAGCCAGTTTATTTCATTTGTGCGTGATGGTCGTGATGAGCGGGCAAGACCTGGCGATTTGAATGCGCTGGTGGAAGATTGTGTTTTGACCAATCGAATTAAAGAGGAAGACATTAGTTTTGAGCTGGGCAAGTTGCCGCAAGCCGCTTTTAAACCCTTGGCGATGAAACGTTTGGTGACTAACTTGATTCAAAATGGTCTGAAATATGCAGGCCCGCCCTTAACGGTGGTAACTGGCTTATACGGTAGCAAAATACGAATTTCGGTTTTTGATCAAGGTGATGGCATTGACGAAGAAGAAATTGAGCGACTATTTCAACCGTTTTCCCGCGGCAACACTGCTCGTTCCGGCGGTGGCTCTGGCTTGGGTTTAGCCATCGTGCGCCGAATTGCTGAAATGCATCAGGGCCAAGTGAAGTTAATTAACCGTCCTGAAGGTGGGCTTGAAGCTCGATTTGAAATGCCGCGATGAGTATAGAGCTTTTCTCAAGTTAAACCCTTAGAGTTTACCCTAGTATTAGCAGAAATTCGCTGAGCTTAGTGCGCTACTAATTCACCGTTCCCTGATCCGCTTCAGCCGTTAGTAGCGCCATAATTTCCTGACGGTTGAAGACTTCTTTGTTGCTGCAAAAATCACAAATCATTTCTATCTCGCCCTGTTCTTCGACGATCCCCATTAACTCGGAAGGATCTAAGGTGGTCAGTGCCGCCATATTTCTTTCGCGCGAACAACTGCATTGGAACTCAATTGCTTTGGCTGGATAAATACTCACTTCGTCCTGATGGAATAGACGGTAGAGCAGATCTTCATGGCTGAGCGCAAATGCTTCTTCGGCGCCAAGGGTTTGGGTTAGGGCAGTAACGTGGTCAAAGGCTTGTTGAGTTTCCTCATTACCAACACTGGAAGCGGCTTCTTGTGGCAGGCTTTGTAAAAAGATACCAAAAGCTTGTTGTTGGTTGGCAATAATTTTGATGTGGGTCGGTAACTGCTCAGAAAGATTAAAATAATCTTCTAAACATTCGGCCAGACTAGTTTTATCCAGTGGTACTATGCCTTGATAGCGTTGTCCCTTGTCAGGATCGATCGTGATCGCCATTTGACCGCCGTGGGTCCAGCGTGAAAAATCGAACGATTGATCGCTAATAAGATGGGCGGACTCTTCATTCACTTGCAATAGCCCGCGGATATGACCATGGTGATCCACTTCTAACAACATCAATTTCACCAAAGAAGGGCTTTGCAGTTGCAAAGAAACTCGTCCTTCGATTTTGATAATATCGGCTAGTAAGGCGCAAGCGGCTAGGCATTCGGCCAATAAATGGCGGACTTCTTGCGGGTATTGGTGTTGATCGCAAATGGTTTGAATCGAGTCTTGTAAACTAACAATTTCGCCACGGATCGGCAGTTGAGCAAAACTAAATCGCTGGATTTGGTCGGCCATGATGATAAAAGCTACCAATAATGATTAAATTATAGTTAATGATTATACCGTTAAAAGGCCTAAGAGATCAGTCTTGCTCGCGAAGAAATTTATGGATCTGGCGTCTTTGTTTCTTGTCGGGGCGTTTGTCCGATGTCGGCATTGACTGGCGTTGCACACGAATTTCTTCCCTTTTGGCGATACTCTCTTCGGTTTCATGGTAAAGGCTTTGGGCGACGCTAGCAGGGCCTCTTTGTTCGGATAGAGCGGTCACCACAATGGTTTTTTGGACAAAACCTTGCATCAGCCGAATTTCCATACCGGGCTGCACTGTGCGATTGGCCTTGCCACGAACGCCGTCACAATGCACTTTGCCGCCTTCGATAGCCTTTTTGGCGAGACTGCGAGTCTTGTAGAAGCGTGCCGCCCATAACCATTTGTCTAATCGAGTATTTTTGTCAGTGGACACCTTGAACCTTACCTATCTTTACAGTATTGTGGCTTGCCATCTTTAAATTAGCGTGGGAAACTTTATCCGTAATCTAGCTAGTTCTATATAGTAACTCTTAGTGCAGTTAAGCGGTATCAAAAGTTATTATTAGCACGGAATTTGGAAGCCTTTAAGGTTGATAATTTATAGTTATGGAAGAGACTTTCGACAATAACAATCATAACGAATTTAGATAAGATTTATTAATGAACACTTCGAGTCAGAAAATTTCAGCAATGTGGCAAAAACACATGGGGTTAATCGGTAAGTTAATCGCTCTAGTGTTTATTCTGCTTGCTCTGTATTGGCTAGCCAAAATGGTCTGGTTATGGGTCGATTATGCTCAGCCCAAACCAGTGGCCAGCAACGTCATCGAAGCCCCTAAAGTTCGTAAGTCGACTCCGGTCAATGCCAATAATTTGGTGAAAAAACACTTGTTTGGGATCGCTAATCAAAAACCGGTGGAAGTTGAAGAGGTGGTGGGTGAGACGCGCCTCAATCTAAAATTATTAGGCGTCTATGTCGGCGCCGATGATAAGGCCGGTAGCGCCATCATCCGCGCTGGTGGCGGTAAAGAGAAGGTTTACTGGATAGATGACAAGTTGGAGGTTTCTGGTCGCGGCAACGTTACCTTAAAGCGCGTAGAGCCGCTAAAAGTCATAATTAATAATAATGGCAAAAATGAAACCCTAACTTTGTTGGAGCAATTAAATAAGCAAGTGATGGCTACTGCTAATAAAAAGCAGGCGAGTGCAGATGATAAGGATGCGGATGCTAAAACCATTGATAAAAGACGTGATAGCCGTATTAGTAAACAACTGGCTGACATGAAAGAAAAGCTGGTTTCGAGTCCGCAATCTTATGCCGATTTGGCGCGTTTTGAGCCAGTAGTAGATGCTAATGGACAGGTTTCTGGCTTTAAATTAGCGCCAGGTAAAGATCCCAGAATGTTTACTCGGTTGGGATTACGTCGCAACGATGTGGTTAAATCGATTAATGGGGTGGGGTTAGATAATCAAGCCTACTGGGCAGCGTTAGAGCAATTACAAACCTCAGATACCTTGGAGATCAACCTTGAGCGCAATGGACAGGCGATCACTTTGTTATTAAATGTGGGCGCAAATTCGGCAGAGACGACGCCAGAAAACCGGCAGCAAGAACCGCGCAGAACTTCAAATAGCTTGGAAATACAATAAATATTGGCAGGATTTAGAGACAAAAATGGTATGAAAAAAACAACCAAACTAATCACAACCGCGGCGAGTCTAAGCTTGTTGCTGACTTCTTTTAATGCCGATGCGGAGCGGCTGAATGTTCGAGATGCGGACATTCGCGAAGTGGTGGAAACGATTGCTCGAATAACGGGCAAAAACATGATCGTCGATCCGCGAGTATCGAATAAAAAGATCACCATTATCTCCAACCAAGATATGAGCAAAGACGATATTTATCGGATGTTTATATCGGCCTTAAAAATTCACGGATTCCAAGCCATCAGTGTTGATAAAAATACCGTAAAAATCATCCAAGAAGCTAAAGCGCGAGCCGAACCGGGGCCGGTTAATGCAAAAAATTACAGCCAGTTAGGCGATACCTATGTAACTCAAGTCATTCCAGTGCAGAACGTCAATGCGCAACAGTTAGTAAATGTGTTGCGGCCTATGGTCTCCGCCGCTTCGGGTCAAATGTTGGCAGTGCAAGGGACCAACACCATTATCGTGCACGACTCGGCGGTGAACGTGAAGCGCTTACAAGAAATTATCGCGCGTACCGATAAAGCCAATGATGAAGAAATTGAAGTGATTCCACTGCAACACGCCTCGGCTTCGGAGATAGTGCGGATCCTTGATTCAATTATGAAAACTCAAGGCGGTCAACAACAGGTTAATCAAATTCAGGCTCCGAAATTTGTTGCCGATGAGCGTATGAACTCGATCTTATTAAGTGCTACCGATAAGGCGCGAATTCGATTGCGCGCTTTGATCGCCAGTTTAGATCGTCCGCTGGATTCGATTGGTAATACCAAAACGATTTTCTTGAAATATGCCAAAGCGGAAGAAGTCAAAGAAGTGCTTTCCGGAATTGGCGAGTACAAACAAAAAGAAGAGTCAGGCGGTGCTGCCGGCGGCCAAACCAGAAGTGGGCCACAACAAAAATCACTTTATAGCATTCAATCGCACGAAGAAACTAACGCCTTAGTTTTAACCGCGCCACCGGATATTATGCGCGAGTTTGAAGCGGTAGTAAGAAGCTTAGATATTCGCCGCAAGCAGGTGCATGTCGAAGCGATTATTGTGGAAATTTCCGATCGCAAAGCGCGTGAATTAGGTATCCAGTGGCTGTTTTATCCGGCGGGTGATGGCACCCAACCGGCAGGTATTATCAACTTTGGTAATTCCGGAGTGAGTATCGGTCAGGTTGCCGGCGGGGCGATTTTAAACCGAGGCACTACTAATGAAACGGCTGTATTGGATCCGGATACCGGACTGCCTACGGGTGACACGGTGAGCACGACATCAGGTGGCGATAATGGCGCTGCGCTAGCGCAAATCCTCAGTGGCTTATCTGGAGCTGGAGTTGGCATTGCACGAACTTCGAGTTCTGGTTTAAGTTGGGCAGCCTTTATCAATGCTTTGGAAGGTGTTACCGATTCGAATACTTTAGCGCGTCCAAGTATTACCACTCTAGATAATACCGAAGCTGAATTTAGTGCGGGTCAAGAAATTCCGATCATTACGGGTTCGACTCTTGGCAACAATAACTCCAATCCATTCCAGAATGTGGATCGAAAAGATATTGGGGTTTCTTTAAAAATTAAGCCGCAAATAAATGAAGGTAATCACGTTCGGTTGGATATTGAGCAAGAAGTTTCCTCGTTAGCCGGCGCGACCCAAGTCGACGTAGTTACCAATAAACGTAAGGTTAAAACCTCAGTGCTGGTGCCCGATGGCGGCATGGTGGTGCTGGGTGGTTTGATTGATGACACCATTAACGAAAGCGAACAGAAGGTTCCTTTATTGGGTGATATTCCTTTGCTAGGTAATTTGTTTAAATCGCGCGCAACGACCAAAGAAAAGCGTAACTTAATGGTCTTTATTCACCCAATGGTACTAAAGAGTGATTTGGAATTACGTCAAATCAGCTCCAGTAAATACAGCTATATGCGGGCGCAACAAATCGAGCAAGCGAATCGTGGGATCAGTTTGATGCCAGGTGAAGAAGCACACGTTATGCCTACTTATGATGAAGCTTTGATCTTGCCGCCAAGTTTCGAGGAGTACTTGGAGCAAGAGCAAAAAGAAGAGTCTAAAGGTGATCGCTAGTTACCATGAGTGAGCAATTATTATCTGAACCTGTAGAGACAGTGGAAGTGGAACTGGCTAGTGATAGTTTTCGTCCTTTGCCGTTTAGTTTTGCCAAAAGGCACGGTGTTTTTCTAACCCATACCGATGCCGGTTTGCAGTGTTTCTTGCGCGAAGGTACTTCGCCTCAAGCTTTATTGGAAGTGAAGCGTTATTACGATGGCAGCTTTCAGATCCAAAAGTTAAACGCCGAGGATTTTGAGTCACAACTCAGTGCCTTTTACCAATCAGGCACTGGCGGCGCGCAGCAGGCGATGGATGATTTGGGCGATGAAATGGATCTGTTTAAACTGGCAGAAGAATTGCCAGAAACAGAAGATCTGTTAGAAGCGGAAGACGATGCGCCAATTATCAAGCTTATCAATGCCTTGCTAACCGAAGCCATCAAAGAAAATGCTTCCGATATTCATATCGAAACCTTTGAAAAAACTTTATCGGTGCGCTTTCGAGTGGATGGAGTGTTGCGAGAAGTATTACAACCTAGCCGGAAATTAGCGCCACTATTGGTGTCTCGGATCAAGGTTATGGCAAAACTGGACATTGCTGAAAAACGTATTCCACAAGATGGACGTATTGCTTTGCGCATTGCCAGTCGCGCAGTGGACGTGCGGGTTTCGACTATGCCTTCAAGCCATGGTGAGCGAGTGGTGTTGCGTCTATTGGATAAAGAAGCTGGGCGTTTGGAGTTTTCCCACCTTGGCATGCAACAAGACACTATGGATCTGATGAGCGGCTTGCTGCATAAACCGCATGGCATTATTTTGGTTACGGGGCCAACGGGTTCCGGTAAAACCACTACTTTATATGCTGGTCTTTCACTTTTAAATAATGCCAGCCGAAATATTTTAACGGTCGAAGATCCGATCGAGTATTTGATTGATGGTATCGGCCAGACCCAGGTTAATCCGAAAGTGGATATGACTTTTGCGCGGGGTTTACGGGCGATTTTACGGCAAGATCCTGACGTGGTGATGGTCGGTGAGATCCGCGATCTGGAGACGGCGCAAATTGCGGTACAAGCCAGTTTGACTGGTCACTTGGTACTTTCTACTTTGCATACCAATACCGCGGTAGGCGCGGTCACTCGGATGCAAGATATGGGCGTTGAGCCTTTCTTGTTATCTTCAAGTGTACTGGGAGTCTTAGCTCAGCGTTTGGTGCGTCGCCTTTGTGGCGAGTGTAAAACTGCCGCTCCGGCGAATGCCAAAGAGTGTGAGCTGATGGGGTTTGAGCCGCAGCAAGCGCCTATTATTCATCATCCTAAAGGTTGCGAGGCTTGTAACTATCGTGGTTACAATGGCCGTCAAGGTATTTATGAGCTGGTGGTGATTGATGAACAGATGCGAACCATGATTCACAATAATGCTAGCGAACAAGAAATGGAACGCCATGCTCGAAAATCCACCCCGAGTATTCGAGCTGATGGTCGTGATCGAATTTTACAAGGCATTACCACGGTCGAAGAAGTGTTGCGGGTTACCCGCGAAGATTAGGTAGAGAACTAGGGTAACGACAGATCATGGCTGCTTTTGAATATGTTGCACTAAATAATAAAGGACGTGAAAAAAAAGGCGTGCTTGAGGGCGATACGGCGCGTCAAATTCGCCAGCAACTACGAGAAAAAGGATTTACCCCACTCGAAGTCTTGCACATTGGCGAAGCCACGAAAAGCTCCGACAAGTCCAAAGGTCGTTTTGGTGGCACTTCCATTAAAGTTGCCGATTTAGCCTTGATCACGCGCCAATTGGCAACCTTGGTCAAAGCCGCCTTACCGATTGAAGAAGCGCTCAAAGCGGTAGCCGAGCAAACTGACAAAGCTAAGATTAAAAGTGTCATTTTAGGGGTGCGAGCTAAGGTGATGGAAGGCCATACTCTAGCCGATGGTATGGCAGAGTTTCCTCGAATATTCAACGAGTTGTACCGCTCGATGGTCGCCGCAGGGGAAAGAGCTGGACACTTGGATACGGTACTGAATCGTTTGGCTGATTACACCGAAAGGCGGCACGCCATTCAAAGTAAAATCTCTGCAGCTATGGTCTATCCTATCGTCTTGATCCTAGTGGCGATAGGGGTGGTTTCTGGTTTGATGGTCTATGCAGTACCCAAAGTGGTAGGGCAATTTCAAACTTCAGGTCAGGAACTTCCGGTACTGACACAGATTCTAATCAGTATCAGTGGTTTTATTAGTAGCTATGGTTTGCTGGTGTTGGTGGTGCTGATTTTGTTGATTATTGGCGTTCGTTTATGGCTTAGAAACCCTGCCAATAAAGAGCGTTGGCATAACCAAATTTTGAAACTACCGATTTTTGGACGCTTATCGCGCAACTTGAATACTTCGCAGTTTGCTAGCACTTTGAGCATTTTGCATTCGAGTGGAGTACCTTTGTTAGAGGCGATGAATATTGGCGGTAAGGTGTTAACCAATTTAAAAATGCGCAGCGCAGTTTCCAATGCTGCGGTTAAGGTACGTGAAGGCGCTAGTTTAAAAAATGCTTTGCAGCAAACCAAATTGTTTCCACCAATGATGATCCACATGATCGGTAGTGGTGAAGCTAGTGGCGAATTAGAAGATATGCTCAAACAAATTTCTGATAATCAGGAATCGCAGTTTGAAAAC
This region includes:
- the ompR gene encoding two-component system response regulator OmpR; the protein is MTEETPKILVVDDDVRLRSLLERYLKEQDFIVRTVENAEQMDRFLERENYHLMVLDLMLPGEDGLSICRRLRADNNPIPIIMLTAKGDEVDRIVGLEVGADDYLAKPFNPRELLARIRAVLRRQAKHIPGAPSNSEAVVSFGRFTLNLATREMTEDGNSISLTSGEFAVLKSLVEHSRQPLSRDKLMNLARGRDYSALERSIDVQVSRLRRLIEEDPANPRYIQTVWGVGYVFVPDGGEA
- the envZ gene encoding two-component system sensor histidine kinase EnvZ, encoding MRILPKTAFGRIALLVGFLLVINQLVSYFTISWYVTQPSVKQLVQLLAADVNTAIYVQHKEFPPAVRQEIMQTQSMELVSTRNGEPKALREAQPYAVLTQELADYLQIPVERTEMRVEESDKIYYWIKSPRHTNVWLRVAMEPFQGFNIHPPVVYFTAILLLSLLGGWIFTRQISKPLRRLEFAAREIGRGDNPGQLQEKGLEEMVTVTRAFNQMARNVQQLEEDRTLLLAGVSHDLRTPLTRIRLATEFMSDAEAETRDGIVRDTEDMDQIISQFISFVRDGRDERARPGDLNALVEDCVLTNRIKEEDISFELGKLPQAAFKPLAMKRLVTNLIQNGLKYAGPPLTVVTGLYGSKIRISVFDQGDGIDEEEIERLFQPFSRGNTARSGGGSGLGLAIVRRIAEMHQGQVKLINRPEGGLEARFEMPR
- the hslO gene encoding Hsp33 family molecular chaperone HslO, yielding MADQIQRFSFAQLPIRGEIVSLQDSIQTICDQHQYPQEVRHLLAECLAACALLADIIKIEGRVSLQLQSPSLVKLMLLEVDHHGHIRGLLQVNEESAHLISDQSFDFSRWTHGGQMAITIDPDKGQRYQGIVPLDKTSLAECLEDYFNLSEQLPTHIKIIANQQQAFGIFLQSLPQEAASSVGNEETQQAFDHVTALTQTLGAEEAFALSHEDLLYRLFHQDEVSIYPAKAIEFQCSCSRERNMAALTTLDPSELMGIVEEQGEIEMICDFCSNKEVFNRQEIMALLTAEADQGTVN
- a CDS encoding RNA-binding S4 domain-containing protein, which gives rise to MSTDKNTRLDKWLWAARFYKTRSLAKKAIEGGKVHCDGVRGKANRTVQPGMEIRLMQGFVQKTIVVTALSEQRGPASVAQSLYHETEESIAKREEIRVQRQSMPTSDKRPDKKQRRQIHKFLREQD
- the gspC gene encoding type II secretion system protein GspC encodes the protein MNTSSQKISAMWQKHMGLIGKLIALVFILLALYWLAKMVWLWVDYAQPKPVASNVIEAPKVRKSTPVNANNLVKKHLFGIANQKPVEVEEVVGETRLNLKLLGVYVGADDKAGSAIIRAGGGKEKVYWIDDKLEVSGRGNVTLKRVEPLKVIINNNGKNETLTLLEQLNKQVMATANKKQASADDKDADAKTIDKRRDSRISKQLADMKEKLVSSPQSYADLARFEPVVDANGQVSGFKLAPGKDPRMFTRLGLRRNDVVKSINGVGLDNQAYWAALEQLQTSDTLEINLERNGQAITLLLNVGANSAETTPENRQQEPRRTSNSLEIQ
- the gspD gene encoding type II secretion system secretin GspD; amino-acid sequence: MKKTTKLITTAASLSLLLTSFNADAERLNVRDADIREVVETIARITGKNMIVDPRVSNKKITIISNQDMSKDDIYRMFISALKIHGFQAISVDKNTVKIIQEAKARAEPGPVNAKNYSQLGDTYVTQVIPVQNVNAQQLVNVLRPMVSAASGQMLAVQGTNTIIVHDSAVNVKRLQEIIARTDKANDEEIEVIPLQHASASEIVRILDSIMKTQGGQQQVNQIQAPKFVADERMNSILLSATDKARIRLRALIASLDRPLDSIGNTKTIFLKYAKAEEVKEVLSGIGEYKQKEESGGAAGGQTRSGPQQKSLYSIQSHEETNALVLTAPPDIMREFEAVVRSLDIRRKQVHVEAIIVEISDRKARELGIQWLFYPAGDGTQPAGIINFGNSGVSIGQVAGGAILNRGTTNETAVLDPDTGLPTGDTVSTTSGGDNGAALAQILSGLSGAGVGIARTSSSGLSWAAFINALEGVTDSNTLARPSITTLDNTEAEFSAGQEIPIITGSTLGNNNSNPFQNVDRKDIGVSLKIKPQINEGNHVRLDIEQEVSSLAGATQVDVVTNKRKVKTSVLVPDGGMVVLGGLIDDTINESEQKVPLLGDIPLLGNLFKSRATTKEKRNLMVFIHPMVLKSDLELRQISSSKYSYMRAQQIEQANRGISLMPGEEAHVMPTYDEALILPPSFEEYLEQEQKEESKGDR
- the gspE gene encoding type II secretion system ATPase GspE; translated protein: MSEQLLSEPVETVEVELASDSFRPLPFSFAKRHGVFLTHTDAGLQCFLREGTSPQALLEVKRYYDGSFQIQKLNAEDFESQLSAFYQSGTGGAQQAMDDLGDEMDLFKLAEELPETEDLLEAEDDAPIIKLINALLTEAIKENASDIHIETFEKTLSVRFRVDGVLREVLQPSRKLAPLLVSRIKVMAKLDIAEKRIPQDGRIALRIASRAVDVRVSTMPSSHGERVVLRLLDKEAGRLEFSHLGMQQDTMDLMSGLLHKPHGIILVTGPTGSGKTTTLYAGLSLLNNASRNILTVEDPIEYLIDGIGQTQVNPKVDMTFARGLRAILRQDPDVVMVGEIRDLETAQIAVQASLTGHLVLSTLHTNTAVGAVTRMQDMGVEPFLLSSSVLGVLAQRLVRRLCGECKTAAPANAKECELMGFEPQQAPIIHHPKGCEACNYRGYNGRQGIYELVVIDEQMRTMIHNNASEQEMERHARKSTPSIRADGRDRILQGITTVEEVLRVTRED
- the gspF gene encoding type II secretion system inner membrane protein GspF; translated protein: MAAFEYVALNNKGREKKGVLEGDTARQIRQQLREKGFTPLEVLHIGEATKSSDKSKGRFGGTSIKVADLALITRQLATLVKAALPIEEALKAVAEQTDKAKIKSVILGVRAKVMEGHTLADGMAEFPRIFNELYRSMVAAGERAGHLDTVLNRLADYTERRHAIQSKISAAMVYPIVLILVAIGVVSGLMVYAVPKVVGQFQTSGQELPVLTQILISISGFISSYGLLVLVVLILLIIGVRLWLRNPANKERWHNQILKLPIFGRLSRNLNTSQFASTLSILHSSGVPLLEAMNIGGKVLTNLKMRSAVSNAAVKVREGASLKNALQQTKLFPPMMIHMIGSGEASGELEDMLKQISDNQESQFENSVDVALNIMGPLIILFLGGVVFFIVLAMMSPIYELTKSITG